AGAAAAACTGTAATAGAAAACATATTTAAAAAAAATTTCTGCGTGAAACCCGGAGAAACTGTTTTAATTTATACCGATACAATATCTAAAGATGAAAATATCACAAAAAAGGACAGGTCAAGAAGAGAAAAACTTATAAAAATTGCTTCCGATTTTGTAGATATAGGAAAAAGTTTTGGGAATGTTAAATATATCGAATACGAATCCTTAAAAGAACACGGAAACGAACCTCCGATAGAAGTCTGGAAGTCTGCCTTCGGCAAATCATTTTTTGAATTTATAAAAGAAAATAAACTTTTGGTTAATATTACTCAAAAAATAATAAGCGGCGGGCAAAAAAAATTATTATCCGATTTTATCGAAAATCATAACGGCGAATATGTGAATGCCGTTATTGCCCTTTCTAATTTTTCCACAAGCCATACCCTGTTCAGAGACCTCATAACCAATTACGGCGGCGCGCGGTTCGCTAGTATGCCTTTATTCGAAGACTCTATGTTCGAAACCGCTCTAAATATCGATCCAACCGAATTAGCCGATTTTACCTTAAATGTTTATAAAAAGTTGATAGATGCTTCCAAAGTGAACATAAGCGCAAAAAATGGAACGGATATAACATTTTATATCCGCGAAAACGGTTTTATGCCCGATACGGGCTTGCTTACCGGCAGAGGCTCTTTCAGTAATCTTCCTGCTGGAGAGGTTTATACCGCGCCTTTAGAAAATATGACGCATGGAAAATTTGTTATGGAATATGCGCCGACTTCTAAACTTAAAAAGCCTCTTACGCTTTATATAGACAAAGGCAAGTTAAGCTATATCGAAGGGAACGACGATTTCAAACGGCACTTGACCGAGGCGATAGAAAAGAACAATCTTGTATCCAATATTGCCGAGCTCGGCATAGGGACAAACAGAGCGGCGAAAAACTTTCAAAATATACTGGAGGCCGAAAAAATTTACGGCACTATCCATATGGCGCTTGGAGATAACTCATCATTCGGCGGAATTGTAAGGGTCAATTTTCATGAGGATTTTATTTTATTTAATCCCGAAATAACGGTTACGACAAAAGACGGAAATAGTTTTAAGTTATCGCATTAAATATCGCATTTGCTTTAAATTATTTAAATTATGGAAGACATAAAATCGATAGATTATTTTAAATCTTTAAATGAGGGCATTTTAAACGATGTTGTGCCCCTCTTCAAGGAAGAAAACTATGAAGCGGGCGAGAATATTTTTATAGAAGGGGATAAATCTAAAGGAATATACTTTGTTATGCGGGGAGCGGTCAAAGTATATAAATCGTCTAAAGACGGCAGGGAGCAGATACTTAAGCTTATTTACGCGGGGGATTCCTTTAACGATGTTACGGCATTTACAAGCGATATAAACCCTGCTTCGGCGGATGCCGTTACAAATGTAAAATTATATTTATTGTCCCGCGAAAATATAATCGGTTTAATTTACAAACATCCCGAAATATCTTTGAATATCATAAAGAGTATGACCGAGAAACTAAGATATTTAACTGGCAGGATAGAGGACCTTTCGTTAAAACATACGCAGGAAAGAATTGCAAAGATACTCCTTTTATTCGAGGGCAAAAAATTAAGCCAGAAAATAATTGCCGATATCGCGGGAACGGCAAGAGAGGTTGTTTCGAGGGCGCTAAAGGATTTTTCGTCCCGGGGCATCGTAAAGATAGATAAAAGAGATATAATAATATTAGATAAGAAAAAATTGAAGGATTTGGGGGAATCCTAATCCCGATTTAGAAAATATTTATATATTCCAATGCTAAGTAAATCTGGATTCCCGCTTTCGCGGGAATGACAATGCAGTGATTTATCATTTCACCCGTTAGGTGTCATTCCCGCGGAAGCGGGAATCCAGAATAAATTTCTAAATCGTGATTAGGGGGAATAACCGAAATAACAACCGGAAATGCGTATTATAAGCGGGTCATTAAGGGGAAGGAAAATTCCC
This is a stretch of genomic DNA from Candidatus Acidulodesulfobacterium ferriphilum. It encodes these proteins:
- a CDS encoding peptidase encodes the protein MDRKTVIENIFKKNFCVKPGETVLIYTDTISKDENITKKDRSRREKLIKIASDFVDIGKSFGNVKYIEYESLKEHGNEPPIEVWKSAFGKSFFEFIKENKLLVNITQKIISGGQKKLLSDFIENHNGEYVNAVIALSNFSTSHTLFRDLITNYGGARFASMPLFEDSMFETALNIDPTELADFTLNVYKKLIDASKVNISAKNGTDITFYIRENGFMPDTGLLTGRGSFSNLPAGEVYTAPLENMTHGKFVMEYAPTSKLKKPLTLYIDKGKLSYIEGNDDFKRHLTEAIEKNNLVSNIAELGIGTNRAAKNFQNILEAEKIYGTIHMALGDNSSFGGIVRVNFHEDFILFNPEITVTTKDGNSFKLSH
- a CDS encoding Crp/Fnr family transcriptional regulator, which codes for MEDIKSIDYFKSLNEGILNDVVPLFKEENYEAGENIFIEGDKSKGIYFVMRGAVKVYKSSKDGREQILKLIYAGDSFNDVTAFTSDINPASADAVTNVKLYLLSRENIIGLIYKHPEISLNIIKSMTEKLRYLTGRIEDLSLKHTQERIAKILLLFEGKKLSQKIIADIAGTAREVVSRALKDFSSRGIVKIDKRDIIILDKKKLKDLGES